In Leptodactylus fuscus isolate aLepFus1 chromosome 2, aLepFus1.hap2, whole genome shotgun sequence, one genomic interval encodes:
- the LOC142194029 gene encoding DNA damage-regulated autophagy modulator protein 1-like has protein sequence MEIRGLAFLPILWSIWMLLGLSTLFAVTVILGHETHPYISATAARLPKSVIYTVVFMVSSILGAGIVLLQYKFMIIRTEPSEKRHLIGQRILLAIGWISCIGSALNAVFPVNVNLTAHDIGSGLGFGCADIFNLCQAILLYKRSFSSRRMCHIRLALTSVTSVLMLFFSGVMSSFYLHLIPDNHKQVISDAGMVVEWVQMFCLVIQQLTNYTDFQHLSLRLSREGVSISLREPAQDPENP, from the exons ATGGAAATCCGGGGTTTGGCGTTCCTGCCTATCCTGTGGTCCATATGGATGCTATTGGGTCTCAGTACCCTGTTTGCCGTAACGGTAATATTAGGGCATGAAACACATCCGTACATCAG TGCGACAGCAGCTCGGCTGCCCAAGTCCGTGATCTACACGGTGGTCTTCATGGTGTCTTCCATTCTGG GAGCTGGCATTGTTCTCCTCCAATACAAGTTCATGATAATTCGGACTGAACCATCGGAGAagcgacatctcataggccagcgAATACTACTCGCCATAGGATGGATATCCTGTATTGGGTCCGCCCTGAATGCTGTATTTCCG GTGAATGTCAACCTTACAGCTCACGATATTGGCTCAGGACTCGGTTTTGGATGTGCTGACATTTTCAACTTATGTCAAGCGATTCTCCTGTATAAGAGGTCCTTCAGCAGTCGGCGAATGTGCCATATtagactggctctgacctcggtgACATCTGTACTAATGCTATTCT TCAGTGGAGTCATGTCCAGTTTTTACCTCCATCTAATCCCTGACAACCATAAGCAG GTCATCTCTGATGCAGGCATGGTGGTCGAGTGGGTTCAGATGTTCTGCCTCGTAATTCAACAACTGACCAATTATACAGATTTCCAG CATTTATCTTTAAGGTTGTCCCGAGAAGGTGTCTCCATCAGCCTGAGAGAACCAGCCCAGGACCCTGAAAACCCCTAA